The following are encoded in a window of bacterium genomic DNA:
- a CDS encoding PorV/PorQ family protein, which yields MKKIISCLILFIVLTSVAYAGSIGTSGAAFLKILPGARAQAMGGAYTALASGISGSHWNPAGLAYTGDKEFSAMYMKWISDINYGFLGYAHPIGSNITVGISGIYLTTKIDGRDVIGQKTEDIGFNNLAGVFNFSYLFGEEYSWGVNVKYIKEDIDSEKVKGYAYDFGNLYRFMDGKFRFGFSAQNLGGKIGLNEKDNLPLNFKAGIAVLPWEDKFIFAFDGNFPNDAKQKYNIGLEYQPAELISLRFGYRLNYDQKGMDAVSFGLGVIHKSEYIIGDLDIAYLPYGDLGDVYKVSYTVQF from the coding sequence ATGAAAAAAATAATAAGTTGTTTGATACTGTTTATAGTCCTTACAAGCGTAGCATATGCCGGAAGTATTGGCACAAGCGGTGCGGCTTTTCTTAAAATTTTGCCCGGCGCGCGGGCGCAAGCCATGGGCGGCGCGTATACCGCTTTGGCGTCGGGCATCAGCGGCAGTCATTGGAACCCCGCGGGATTAGCATACACGGGTGATAAAGAATTTTCCGCGATGTATATGAAATGGATTTCCGATATTAATTACGGTTTTTTAGGTTACGCGCACCCTATTGGTTCAAATATTACTGTTGGGATTTCCGGTATTTATTTGACAACAAAAATTGACGGCCGTGATGTGATTGGGCAGAAAACAGAAGATATTGGTTTTAATAATTTAGCCGGGGTTTTTAATTTCAGTTATCTTTTCGGAGAAGAATATTCATGGGGTGTCAATGTTAAATATATAAAGGAAGATATTGACAGTGAAAAGGTCAAGGGATACGCGTATGATTTCGGGAACCTTTACCGTTTTATGGACGGGAAATTCCGGTTTGGGTTTTCAGCCCAGAATCTTGGCGGGAAAATAGGTTTAAACGAAAAAGACAATTTGCCCTTAAACTTTAAAGCTGGTATTGCTGTTTTGCCATGGGAGGACAAATTTATTTTTGCCTTTGACGGGAATTTTCCCAATGATGCGAAACAAAAATATAATATTGGATTGGAATACCAGCCCGCGGAACTGATTTCCCTGCGCTTTGGCTACCGTTTAAATTATGACCAGAAAGGAATGGACGCCGTTTCTTTTGGGCTTGGCGTTATCCATAAAAGTGAATATATAATCGGGGATCTCGACATTGCTTACCTGCCTTACGGGGATCTGGGGGACGTCTATAAGGTCTCATATACCGTCCAGTTTTAA
- a CDS encoding M6 family metalloprotease domain-containing protein: protein MINKIFLLKIFLLLLVYSVSAMPKKPSLLKEEHRQVLSRRFSQLQKTRNLNRPSKFNKLPVSGTKKYLVILIKSKDISNTYDSTKFEDLLFSNGTYPTGSLRDYFAEVSNNKFNIQGNIFGFYTASQDYSYYADGKSGLGDYPKNAVKLVEEAVDAAESAGVNFSQFDNDSDGEAEGIIIVHQGPGAEAVPESVEGNYIWSHKWDIVSGGGSARTYDGVTINSYIMQPETNADGGLIEIGVFCHELGHLLGLPDLYDTDYSSSGNGVYDVMSTGAWGGDKKHPDTPTHLSAWSKYYFGWANIYDYTRIEGGRSLEQVEGSNEIIKIDVEDNPREYFLFCNRKQAGFDKYLPGEGLLIWHIDEDRINSNMLKGKLNDNESQQSIILMEADGLFNLQKSGGQGGNEGDAGDYFPGSTQNTAFTSTTNPSSDKNNGQKSGVSIANISSSGAVGFTLGSAGPVIASLEETFSYPNPFKPGASVKQTTIKYPNDLTVSVKIYNIAGEIIRTLNDEGSELLMSRGEAYWDGKNDDGVMVSTGLYIYLIDSQQGKQSGKILFVK from the coding sequence ATGATAAATAAGATATTTCTGTTAAAAATATTTTTATTGCTTCTCGTGTATTCAGTTTCAGCCATGCCCAAAAAGCCGTCTCTTTTGAAGGAAGAACACAGACAGGTTTTATCCCGCCGGTTTAGCCAGCTCCAAAAAACCAGGAATTTGAATAGGCCTTCAAAGTTTAATAAACTGCCGGTTTCAGGGACTAAAAAATATTTAGTAATTCTGATTAAATCAAAAGACATATCCAATACTTATGATTCAACAAAATTCGAAGACCTTTTATTTTCAAATGGGACATACCCTACCGGGAGTTTAAGAGACTATTTCGCTGAGGTTTCAAATAATAAATTTAATATCCAGGGAAATATTTTTGGTTTTTATACCGCATCCCAGGATTATTCATATTATGCGGATGGTAAGTCGGGCCTGGGTGATTATCCGAAAAACGCGGTTAAACTTGTTGAGGAAGCGGTTGACGCGGCTGAAAGCGCGGGTGTAAATTTTTCCCAATTTGATAATGACAGTGACGGAGAAGCGGAAGGTATCATTATCGTTCACCAGGGGCCCGGGGCTGAGGCGGTTCCTGAATCAGTTGAAGGGAATTATATCTGGTCGCATAAATGGGATATAGTCTCAGGCGGCGGCAGCGCAAGAACATACGACGGGGTAACGATTAATAGTTATATTATGCAGCCTGAAACAAACGCGGACGGCGGCCTGATCGAGATTGGCGTATTCTGCCACGAACTCGGGCATTTATTGGGGCTGCCCGATTTATACGATACCGATTACAGTTCATCTGGCAACGGGGTGTATGATGTTATGTCAACCGGCGCATGGGGCGGGGATAAAAAACATCCCGATACGCCGACACATCTTTCAGCCTGGAGCAAATATTATTTCGGGTGGGCAAACATTTATGATTATACAAGAATTGAAGGAGGTAGATCCCTGGAACAGGTTGAAGGGAGTAATGAGATTATTAAAATTGACGTGGAAGATAATCCCCGTGAATATTTTTTGTTTTGTAACCGTAAGCAGGCGGGGTTTGATAAGTATCTCCCGGGTGAAGGCCTTCTTATATGGCACATTGACGAAGACAGGATAAATTCTAATATGTTAAAAGGGAAACTCAATGACAATGAGTCTCAGCAAAGTATTATTTTGATGGAAGCGGACGGACTGTTTAATTTACAAAAATCCGGCGGCCAGGGCGGGAATGAGGGCGACGCGGGAGATTATTTTCCCGGCAGTACCCAGAATACCGCTTTTACTTCAACAACCAATCCATCCAGTGACAAAAACAACGGGCAAAAAAGCGGGGTGTCTATAGCCAATATCAGTTCTTCCGGCGCAGTGGGTTTTACCCTCGGCTCGGCAGGCCCTGTAATTGCGAGCCTTGAGGAAACATTCAGCTACCCCAATCCTTTTAAACCAGGCGCTTCCGTTAAACAAACTACCATTAAATACCCGAATGACTTAACTGTGTCCGTGAAAATTTATAATATAGCGGGGGAAATTATAAGAACGCTTAATGACGAAGGAAGTGAACTTCTCATGTCCAGGGGTGAAGCTTACTGGGACGGGAAAAATGACGATGGTGTCATGGTCAGTACCGGTTTATATATTTATTTGATTGACAGCCAGCAGGGGAAACAGAGCGGAAAAATACTTTTTGTGAAGTAG